The following are encoded together in the Roseovarius sp. EL26 genome:
- a CDS encoding branched-chain amino acid ABC transporter permease, with protein MTTLLFIEQVLNGLQFGIMLFLMAAGLTLVFGVMGLINLAHGSLYMVGAFAAAAVAGATGSFLLALMAALTAAAAAGALMELLVIRRLYDRDHLDQVLATFALILIFSEGTRWLFGSFPLYLDIPDALSGPVTLPGGIEYPVYRLTIIVIGLVIAAGLFWLIAHTRLGIRIRAGESDREMIAALGVDISKLYTIVFALGAALAGLAGALVGAIQSVQVGMGEPVLILAFVVIVIGGIGSIKGALIGAILVGLTDTLGGIALPAILRLFTDNASASSTGAALSSMLIYILMAGVLIWRPQGLFGAQA; from the coding sequence ATGACGACACTTCTCTTCATCGAGCAGGTCCTCAACGGTTTGCAGTTCGGGATCATGTTGTTTTTGATGGCGGCCGGGCTAACGCTGGTGTTTGGCGTCATGGGGTTGATCAATCTCGCACACGGATCGCTTTATATGGTCGGGGCTTTTGCGGCTGCCGCTGTCGCCGGTGCGACGGGGTCGTTCTTGCTGGCTTTGATGGCAGCACTCACCGCCGCCGCCGCTGCGGGTGCGTTAATGGAGCTGCTGGTCATTCGCCGGCTGTATGACCGCGATCACCTTGATCAGGTGTTGGCGACCTTTGCGTTGATCTTGATTTTTTCCGAAGGGACGCGCTGGCTTTTTGGATCATTCCCGCTTTATCTCGATATTCCTGATGCCTTGTCCGGCCCGGTCACCTTACCCGGTGGCATTGAATACCCTGTCTACCGTTTGACGATCATTGTCATCGGGTTGGTTATTGCTGCCGGCCTGTTCTGGTTGATCGCCCACACCCGGCTGGGCATTCGTATCCGCGCGGGCGAATCTGATCGGGAGATGATCGCGGCGCTGGGCGTTGATATCTCCAAGCTGTACACCATCGTTTTTGCGCTGGGCGCGGCCTTGGCCGGGCTGGCTGGCGCATTGGTGGGCGCGATCCAGTCGGTGCAGGTCGGCATGGGGGAGCCCGTATTGATTCTGGCCTTTGTAGTGATCGTCATCGGCGGCATCGGTTCGATCAAGGGCGCGTTGATCGGGGCTATCCTTGTTGGGCTTACCGACACATTGGGCGGCATTGCCCTGCCTGCGATCTTGCGTCTTTTCACCGATAACGCCAGCGCTTCCTCAACCGGTGCGGCACTGTCATCGATGCTGATCTATATCCTGATGGCCGGGGTTCTGATCTGGCGGCCACAGGGTTTGTTCGGAGCACAGGCATGA
- a CDS encoding Hint domain-containing protein, translating into MNFFGTTYNSIYINSNGLITFTGPNTTFNAPDLSTLTEPAIAPFWTDVNVSGGSATGSNNIYWDIDPINGKVTITWFDVEAFSSTGNNTFQVVLSSLGDGTVGIEFIYENIEFSNGFGAQAQVGVTDGGSNDLIAPGSGNASDLLNLPTTDLDPDSPDGIWDIFVKGTEVVCFLEHTLIETDLGQKPVQWLRKGDMIATLGNGFQPLIQVLRSRYFAYEDALPIRIEENALNNTKDLFVSQLHHVLIAHPVCELLFGEYEVFVAAKDLLGLPGVHKITKPQQVTYYHLLLDDHQAVYSNEHPSESFFAGDLALLSLESTRNQMHEVLAQNKSKAKTSHLRLKHYEACILVDALMDEDRNQHVNKPAHHSQLDVTA; encoded by the coding sequence TTGAATTTCTTCGGCACGACGTACAACAGCATATACATTAACAGTAACGGCCTGATCACTTTTACCGGCCCGAATACCACCTTTAACGCACCAGATCTTTCCACCTTGACTGAACCCGCTATAGCCCCGTTCTGGACGGATGTTAACGTCAGCGGTGGCAGTGCAACTGGCAGCAATAATATTTACTGGGATATCGATCCAATCAACGGCAAGGTCACGATAACTTGGTTCGACGTTGAAGCCTTCAGTAGTACGGGCAACAACACGTTTCAGGTTGTACTTTCCAGTTTGGGCGACGGCACGGTTGGCATTGAATTCATCTATGAAAATATCGAATTCTCAAATGGCTTCGGAGCTCAGGCACAAGTTGGCGTCACCGACGGAGGCAGCAATGATCTTATTGCCCCAGGATCAGGCAATGCCAGTGACCTTTTGAACCTTCCGACCACAGACCTTGACCCTGATAGCCCGGATGGAATCTGGGACATATTCGTAAAAGGCACAGAGGTCGTGTGTTTCCTTGAACACACCCTAATTGAGACGGATCTAGGACAAAAGCCAGTTCAATGGCTGCGCAAAGGAGACATGATTGCAACCCTCGGAAATGGCTTTCAGCCACTGATCCAGGTTCTTCGCTCACGTTATTTTGCCTATGAAGACGCGCTTCCCATCCGAATCGAGGAAAACGCACTCAATAACACCAAAGACCTTTTCGTCTCGCAACTGCATCATGTTTTGATTGCCCACCCCGTTTGTGAGCTGCTTTTTGGCGAATACGAGGTATTTGTTGCGGCCAAAGATCTGCTCGGTCTGCCCGGTGTTCACAAAATTACCAAGCCGCAGCAGGTGACGTATTATCATCTGCTATTGGACGACCATCAGGCGGTCTATTCCAACGAACATCCATCTGAAAGCTTCTTTGCTGGCGATCTTGCGCTTTTGTCTCTCGAAAGTACTCGAAATCAAATGCACGAGGTCTTGGCACAGAACAAATCAAAAGCGAAAACCTCCCATCTTCGCCTAAAACATTATGAGGCCTGCATATTAGTCGATGCGTTGATGGATGAAGACCGCAACCAACATGTCAATAAACCGGCGCATCACTCGCAACTGGATGTGACCGCCTGA
- a CDS encoding GMC family oxidoreductase N-terminal domain-containing protein translates to MTDEFNTGDYEGVELYQVTQFHDPAKNGVRCSSAAGFLFPALSRPNLTGITQAQATQLTFDDRRATGVIYQHEGQVLSVSVKQEVLLCAGAFQSPQLLQLSGIEDGEALNQ, encoded by the coding sequence TTGACGGATGAATTCAACACTGGTGACTACGAGGGTGTTGAACTCTATCAAGTTACGCAATTTCACGATCCAGCCAAAAATGGCGTACGCTGTTCCAGCGCGGCGGGCTTTCTGTTTCCGGCCCTGTCTCGTCCTAATCTGACTGGAATTACGCAAGCCCAAGCAACCCAACTGACCTTTGACGACCGGCGCGCGACAGGCGTAATTTATCAACATGAAGGCCAGGTTCTTTCTGTAAGTGTAAAACAAGAGGTACTGCTGTGTGCTGGCGCATTTCAGTCTCCGCAATTGCTGCAACTGTCCGGCATCGAAGACGGTGAGGCACTCAATCAGTAA
- a CDS encoding coniferyl aldehyde dehydrogenase produces MPLSALKSENQITPELEAMLLAQRSAYRADPMPNRATRIRRLDTLHNALLDHSDQLITAVSQDFSNRAAAETYLTEIAPLLDGIAYYRKRLKRFMKPQRRHAPLLLQPASTHVFYQPLGVVGIVVPWNFPIFLALSPMIGAIAAGNRVMLKMSEFAPATGALLQTILGKIYTQDEVSVVTGDVDVATAFTALPFDHLVFTGSTQVGKIVMRAAAENLTPVTLELGGKSPAIIHEDFPIQEAAKRLAFGKCINAGQTCVAPDYILCPKNKLDAFCTAFVEIVSKSYPSLRDNNDFTAIITDRQKARLEIYLRDAQEKGAELLPINPTNEAFDNSRKMPITLIRGARDDMLVMREEIFGPILPIIPYDSLEQAIEFVNNRPRPLALYYFDWNKSRANDILTRTHSGGVGINDTLSHVAADDIPFGGIGSSGIGHYHGKEGFLTFSKAKGVLRKGRVNTTRFVGPPWDNLMYRSLKKFQKLRHRRR; encoded by the coding sequence ATGCCTCTATCGGCCTTAAAAAGTGAAAACCAAATCACGCCCGAGTTGGAAGCCATGCTTTTGGCACAAAGGTCCGCCTATCGAGCCGATCCGATGCCAAACCGCGCAACCCGTATCCGCCGACTGGATACACTTCACAATGCGTTGCTTGACCATTCCGACCAATTGATCACCGCCGTCAGTCAGGATTTCAGCAACCGCGCTGCGGCTGAAACCTATCTGACTGAAATCGCTCCGTTGCTGGACGGCATCGCCTATTACCGAAAACGGCTCAAGCGTTTTATGAAACCACAGCGCCGCCACGCCCCTTTGTTATTGCAGCCTGCCTCGACGCATGTATTTTATCAGCCATTGGGCGTTGTTGGCATTGTGGTTCCATGGAATTTTCCCATTTTTCTGGCGTTGTCCCCAATGATTGGCGCGATCGCAGCCGGTAATCGGGTGATGTTGAAAATGTCCGAATTTGCACCCGCGACCGGCGCATTGCTTCAAACCATACTTGGCAAAATCTACACGCAAGACGAAGTGAGTGTTGTAACCGGTGATGTCGATGTGGCCACTGCGTTCACCGCGTTGCCATTTGACCACCTAGTGTTCACCGGATCGACCCAGGTGGGTAAAATTGTCATGCGGGCTGCCGCTGAAAACCTCACCCCTGTAACATTGGAATTGGGCGGCAAGTCCCCAGCCATCATTCACGAAGATTTCCCCATCCAAGAGGCCGCCAAACGGTTGGCTTTTGGTAAATGCATAAATGCCGGGCAAACCTGTGTGGCACCAGATTACATTCTGTGCCCCAAAAACAAACTTGATGCCTTTTGCACAGCCTTTGTCGAAATCGTCAGCAAAAGCTATCCCAGCTTGCGCGACAATAATGATTTTACCGCGATCATCACAGATCGACAAAAAGCCCGGCTTGAAATCTACCTTAGGGACGCACAGGAAAAAGGAGCCGAACTGCTCCCGATCAACCCCACCAACGAGGCATTTGACAACAGTCGTAAAATGCCGATTACGCTGATACGAGGCGCCCGCGATGACATGCTGGTGATGCGCGAGGAAATCTTTGGCCCGATCTTGCCGATAATACCCTATGACAGCTTGGAGCAAGCGATCGAATTCGTGAACAATCGCCCGCGGCCACTGGCTCTGTATTACTTTGATTGGAACAAAAGTCGCGCCAACGATATTCTGACCCGCACTCATTCTGGTGGGGTCGGCATCAATGATACACTCAGCCATGTCGCAGCCGATGACATCCCCTTTGGTGGAATCGGTTCGTCTGGTATCGGGCACTATCATGGCAAAGAGGGGTTTTTGACCTTCTCCAAAGCCAAAGGCGTATTGCGCAAAGGCCGGGTAAACACCACCCGTTTTGTCGGACCACCATGGGATAACCTGATGTACCGCAGTTTGAAAAAGTTTCAGAAACTACGCCACCGTCGGCGTTAA
- a CDS encoding DUF5928 domain-containing protein — MAKIAFILLCHKDPDAIIEQANMLTTKGDCIAIHFDARAKPAHFQKIKTALSDNPNVTFAKKRVKCGWGEWSLVQATLHAVEAACEAFPRATHFYMLSGDCAAIKSANYAHDFLDAEDADYIESFDFFDSNWIKTGIKEERLIYRHFLNERKHKRAFYASMAIQEKLGLTRKIPEDLQIQIGSQWWCLRRRTIEAILEFTRQRRDVMKFFRSTWIPDETFFQTLVRHLIPETEIHARTLTFLMFSDYGMPVTFYNDHYDLLLSQNYLFARKISPEAHELKERLGKMYAASDMQFQISNEGRNLFKFLTGRGRIGRRFASRFWETESTLGRDRELMIVVCKKWHVAKRLNARIRQHTDVPAIDYLFNEDSTDLPDLGGIQARLHKRMRHRRALLRMLFEYHGNDRLLICVDPANIELLQDFCGDRCITRLLEIQCDFNDDYLKGHAKRVGLAGEQTPEGNLSRLLPTIRRDINFESDQIRDAEFENHLILRQSDTAEHMAQQISRFLAVPHDTALDITQPDHLFAD; from the coding sequence ATGGCGAAAATCGCTTTTATCCTTTTATGCCACAAAGATCCGGACGCGATCATTGAACAGGCCAATATGCTGACGACAAAAGGGGATTGCATAGCGATCCATTTTGACGCCCGCGCAAAGCCCGCGCATTTCCAGAAAATCAAAACCGCATTGTCAGACAATCCTAATGTGACCTTTGCCAAGAAAAGGGTCAAATGCGGCTGGGGCGAATGGTCATTGGTGCAAGCCACACTTCATGCGGTCGAGGCTGCCTGCGAAGCGTTTCCTCGCGCGACGCATTTTTACATGCTGTCCGGCGATTGCGCTGCCATAAAATCTGCTAACTATGCACATGATTTTCTGGATGCAGAAGACGCCGATTACATAGAAAGTTTTGATTTCTTCGACAGCAACTGGATCAAAACCGGCATCAAGGAAGAACGCCTAATCTACCGCCACTTTCTGAACGAGCGCAAACACAAACGCGCATTTTATGCCAGCATGGCCATCCAAGAGAAACTTGGCTTAACCCGGAAAATCCCCGAGGATTTGCAGATTCAGATCGGCAGCCAATGGTGGTGTCTGCGACGTCGAACAATCGAGGCTATACTGGAGTTTACACGCCAGAGACGGGACGTGATGAAGTTTTTCCGTTCCACCTGGATTCCAGATGAAACTTTCTTTCAAACCTTGGTGCGCCATCTAATTCCAGAAACCGAGATTCATGCGCGCACCCTGACCTTTTTGATGTTCAGCGACTATGGCATGCCTGTCACCTTCTACAATGATCACTATGATCTATTGCTGTCACAAAATTACCTGTTTGCCCGCAAAATCAGCCCAGAAGCACACGAGCTGAAAGAACGGCTGGGCAAAATGTACGCCGCAAGCGATATGCAATTCCAAATTTCGAACGAAGGGCGCAACTTATTCAAATTTCTTACCGGTCGCGGGCGCATTGGCCGTCGATTTGCCAGCCGGTTCTGGGAAACCGAAAGCACTCTGGGCCGAGACCGCGAATTGATGATCGTCGTGTGTAAAAAATGGCACGTTGCCAAGCGGCTGAACGCGCGCATCCGCCAACATACTGATGTGCCCGCGATCGATTACCTGTTCAACGAAGACAGCACAGACTTGCCGGATCTCGGCGGGATCCAGGCCCGTTTACACAAACGCATGCGCCATCGCCGGGCGCTGCTGCGCATGTTGTTTGAGTATCACGGAAACGACAGGTTGCTGATTTGTGTTGATCCCGCCAACATTGAATTGTTACAGGATTTCTGCGGCGATCGCTGCATCACCAGGCTGCTTGAGATACAATGTGATTTCAACGATGACTACCTGAAAGGCCATGCCAAACGTGTTGGATTGGCAGGGGAACAAACCCCTGAAGGCAATCTATCCCGGCTGCTGCCGACCATTCGCCGGGACATCAATTTCGAAAGCGATCAAATACGGGATGCAGAATTTGAAAATCACCTGATCCTGCGCCAGTCTGATACAGCTGAACATATGGCACAGCAGATCTCTCGTTTTCTTGCAGTGCCGCACGATACTGCGTTAGACATTACACAACCCGATCACCTTTTTGCCGATTAG
- a CDS encoding sulfotransferase family protein → MGFPGTWMTESESMVYRVVPKCACSTIGQIMYYSDHGEFFDGDIHDATGKLHKWALDHSQPLIQANVTAHKSYAFTCVRNPYTRILSSFFDKICGIQRNGNRYRGKMVPLLMQKYGIEVGGDDGKQEFDQIKSFRRFLLFARDTIRWRRPMDPDIHWSAQAGHVATFVLNGGTYDKIFWTEQFNDGMDQVLSSIDTPHKVDINAIPRFNESEGHGPKRAHPVEDYFDDLSMHLVYEMYKRDFDLFKYDFFDPSNKMPVGEIDLNEVHAKLGE, encoded by the coding sequence ATGGGATTCCCTGGAACATGGATGACTGAAAGTGAAAGCATGGTGTACCGGGTTGTACCGAAGTGCGCTTGTTCGACCATTGGTCAGATCATGTATTATTCTGACCATGGAGAGTTTTTTGACGGCGATATTCATGATGCGACCGGAAAACTGCACAAATGGGCGCTTGACCACAGTCAGCCGTTGATCCAAGCGAATGTCACAGCGCATAAATCCTATGCCTTTACCTGCGTGCGCAATCCTTACACGCGCATTCTGTCCAGCTTTTTTGATAAAATCTGTGGCATTCAGCGCAACGGCAATCGGTATCGTGGGAAAATGGTTCCGTTGTTGATGCAGAAATACGGGATCGAAGTGGGCGGCGATGATGGCAAGCAAGAGTTTGACCAGATCAAAAGCTTCCGCCGTTTCTTGCTGTTTGCCCGAGACACCATTCGTTGGCGCCGGCCCATGGACCCGGATATTCACTGGTCTGCGCAGGCCGGGCATGTTGCAACCTTTGTCTTAAATGGTGGGACCTACGATAAGATTTTCTGGACCGAGCAATTCAATGACGGCATGGATCAGGTGCTAAGTTCAATTGATACGCCGCATAAGGTCGACATCAACGCCATTCCGCGGTTCAACGAATCTGAGGGTCACGGCCCCAAGCGCGCCCATCCGGTCGAAGATTATTTCGACGATCTGTCGATGCATCTGGTCTATGAGATGTACAAACGCGATTTCGACCTGTTCAAATATGATTTCTTTGACCCATCCAACAAAATGCCAGTGGGTGAGATCGATCTGAACGAGGTGCACGCCAAGCTGGGTGAATAG
- a CDS encoding ABC transporter substrate-binding protein, translated as MKLKSLIAAACMGLIGSAALAEDGKVKVGMITTLSGGGAGLGIDVRDGFLLAAKMAGNDNLEIVVEDDQRKPDIAVQLADKMIQSEKVDVLTGIIWSNLAMAVVPTATAQGKFYLSPNAGPSALAGKGCHPNYFNVAWQNDNLHEAAGGYANDAGFKKTFILAPNYPAGQDALTGYKRVYGGELAGELFTKLGQKDYAAELAQIRASDADSIFFFLPGGMGISFLKQYADSGIDLPVVGPAFSFDQGILQAVGDAALGVKNTSQWNKDIDNAANAAFVDAFQAEYGRLPSLYASQGYDTANLLLSAMAKADVSDADAFRTALEAAEFASVRGDFEFAANHHPVQDIYVREVIKEGDVFTNKIIGTALSDHSNVYVDDCKM; from the coding sequence ATGAAACTGAAATCACTTATTGCAGCTGCTTGCATGGGGCTGATCGGATCGGCCGCGCTGGCCGAAGACGGCAAGGTCAAGGTCGGCATGATCACCACGCTGTCAGGCGGTGGTGCGGGTCTTGGCATTGATGTACGCGATGGATTCCTGCTGGCGGCTAAGATGGCTGGGAATGATAATCTGGAAATCGTGGTCGAAGACGACCAGCGTAAGCCTGACATTGCCGTGCAACTGGCTGACAAGATGATCCAATCTGAGAAGGTCGATGTGCTGACCGGCATCATCTGGTCTAATCTGGCCATGGCCGTGGTGCCCACCGCTACTGCGCAGGGTAAGTTTTACCTATCACCTAACGCTGGCCCTTCTGCACTGGCGGGCAAAGGCTGTCATCCAAACTATTTCAACGTGGCATGGCAGAACGACAACCTGCACGAGGCGGCAGGCGGTTATGCCAATGACGCGGGCTTCAAGAAAACCTTCATTCTGGCCCCGAATTACCCTGCTGGTCAGGACGCGTTGACCGGATACAAACGCGTGTACGGAGGTGAGCTGGCCGGAGAGCTATTCACCAAATTGGGACAAAAGGATTACGCTGCGGAATTGGCGCAGATCCGCGCCTCGGATGCTGACAGCATCTTCTTCTTCCTGCCCGGCGGTATGGGGATCTCTTTCCTCAAGCAGTACGCTGACAGCGGCATTGATCTGCCGGTGGTCGGGCCTGCGTTCAGCTTTGATCAGGGTATCTTGCAGGCCGTGGGTGACGCAGCGCTTGGCGTGAAAAACACAAGCCAATGGAACAAAGACATCGACAACGCTGCGAACGCGGCCTTTGTCGACGCATTCCAAGCCGAATATGGTCGCTTGCCGTCGCTCTATGCGTCCCAAGGTTATGACACTGCGAACCTGTTGCTTTCGGCAATGGCCAAGGCAGACGTGAGCGATGCTGATGCGTTCCGTACGGCACTGGAAGCGGCGGAGTTTGCATCGGTTCGTGGCGATTTCGAATTTGCTGCCAACCACCACCCGGTGCAGGACATCTATGTGCGCGAAGTGATCAAAGAGGGTGACGTGTTCACTAACAAGATCATCGGCACCGCGCTGAGCGATCACAGCAACGTCTATGTGGATGACTGCAAAATGTAA
- a CDS encoding ABC transporter ATP-binding protein: MTDPVLATHNISKQFGALKASDNISLTLKPGEIHAIIGPNGAGKSTLIAQICGGLTPDSGRVEMMGQDVTSLTTRARAKAGLGRTFQISALAMEDTVLQNAVLGALGARGGAFAMFRRALSDTNLREVAMTALERVGLADQASMRTADLSHGQRRQLEVAIALTLNPKAFVMDEPMAGMGAEGSAKMTTLLDELRQEAPILLVEHDMDAVFALADRLSVLVYGKIIATGSVSEIRANKAVQTAYLGEDA; the protein is encoded by the coding sequence ATGACTGATCCGGTTCTGGCCACACATAACATCAGCAAACAGTTTGGTGCACTGAAGGCGAGTGACAATATCAGCCTGACCCTGAAACCGGGCGAGATTCACGCCATCATCGGTCCAAATGGCGCGGGAAAATCAACGTTGATCGCCCAGATCTGCGGCGGCCTGACCCCCGACAGTGGCCGGGTGGAAATGATGGGCCAAGATGTGACCTCGCTGACCACCCGTGCCCGTGCAAAGGCCGGTTTGGGACGCACCTTCCAAATCTCCGCCCTAGCGATGGAGGACACGGTTTTACAAAACGCAGTGCTGGGCGCACTGGGCGCCCGTGGCGGAGCTTTTGCCATGTTCCGTCGCGCCCTATCCGACACAAACCTGCGTGAGGTAGCAATGACTGCACTAGAGCGTGTCGGGCTGGCAGATCAAGCCAGCATGCGCACCGCAGACCTCAGCCATGGCCAGCGTCGCCAGTTGGAAGTGGCGATTGCACTGACATTGAACCCCAAGGCCTTTGTCATGGATGAACCGATGGCCGGCATGGGGGCTGAAGGCTCCGCAAAGATGACCACTTTGCTGGATGAGCTGCGGCAAGAGGCACCCATTCTGTTGGTGGAACATGATATGGATGCCGTCTTTGCCTTGGCGGACCGGCTTAGCGTGTTGGTTTATGGTAAAATCATCGCCACAGGATCTGTGTCTGAGATCCGCGCCAACAAAGCGGTGCAAACGGCCTATTTGGGGGAAGACGCATGA
- a CDS encoding branched-chain amino acid ABC transporter permease yields the protein MKREPLINAALLLGLLLIPLWAYVTDEPFTITLATKVAILALAGVGLNIALGLGGLVSLGHAAFFGIGGYTMGILASHAQSYTPLMETPFLLEGTKSMPVIWITAILASGLGALIIGALSLRTSGVYFIMITLAFGQMLFFFTISWPAYGGEDGLSIYVRNGFPGMNTLDPIQFFALCFALLLAALWFSYRLANAPFGLALNAARQSPGRVETVGLSPFHLRLIAFVISGAITGLAGALFADLNRFVSPNMFSWQTSGEIMIFIILGGVGRLCGPVAGAALFIMLEHFLGGLSEFWHIWLGLLLLLVVLFARGGLIGVLAGRQVAHD from the coding sequence ATGAAGCGCGAGCCTCTCATAAACGCGGCCCTTCTGTTGGGTCTGCTGCTGATCCCGCTTTGGGCCTATGTTACGGATGAGCCCTTTACCATCACGCTTGCTACCAAGGTGGCAATTCTTGCGCTGGCCGGGGTCGGTCTTAATATCGCGCTGGGCTTGGGCGGGCTGGTCAGTCTTGGCCATGCCGCATTTTTCGGCATCGGCGGCTATACCATGGGTATTCTCGCCAGCCATGCCCAAAGCTACACCCCCTTGATGGAAACGCCTTTCCTGCTTGAGGGTACCAAATCCATGCCCGTGATCTGGATCACGGCGATCTTGGCGTCAGGCTTGGGTGCGCTGATCATAGGGGCGCTGTCGCTGCGCACTTCGGGTGTCTATTTCATCATGATCACACTGGCCTTTGGTCAGATGCTGTTCTTCTTCACCATAAGTTGGCCCGCTTACGGTGGCGAAGATGGTCTGTCGATCTATGTGCGCAACGGCTTTCCGGGGATGAACACCTTGGATCCGATCCAGTTTTTCGCCTTGTGTTTTGCCCTGTTGCTGGCCGCCTTGTGGTTCAGTTACCGCTTGGCTAATGCCCCCTTTGGTCTGGCGCTCAATGCCGCGCGCCAGTCGCCCGGGCGGGTCGAAACTGTCGGCCTCAGCCCGTTTCATCTGCGCCTGATTGCCTTTGTCATATCGGGCGCAATCACGGGCCTTGCGGGGGCGCTTTTCGCTGACCTTAACCGCTTTGTCAGCCCGAACATGTTCAGCTGGCAAACCAGTGGCGAGATTATGATTTTTATCATCCTTGGCGGTGTCGGGCGGCTCTGTGGCCCAGTGGCAGGGGCGGCACTTTTTATCATGCTTGAGCATTTTCTTGGCGGTTTGTCCGAGTTTTGGCACATCTGGCTGGGGCTGTTGTTGTTGTTGGTTGTGCTTTTTGCCCGTGGGGGATTGATCGGCGTTTTGGCTGGCAGGCAGGTGGCGCATGACTGA
- a CDS encoding histidine triad nucleotide-binding protein has product MPYDYDNQNIFAKILRGEIPNDTVLETEHTLAFNDIGPQAPVHVLIIPKGPYVSFDHFSAEASDAEIADLNRSIAKICQMTGVAPNAGGNGYRAIANCGTDGGQEVPHFHIHILGGHALGAMLARS; this is encoded by the coding sequence ATGCCATATGATTACGACAATCAAAATATCTTTGCCAAAATCCTACGCGGCGAAATTCCAAATGACACGGTTCTTGAAACCGAACATACTCTTGCGTTCAACGATATTGGCCCTCAAGCCCCTGTGCATGTGTTGATCATACCCAAAGGTCCTTATGTCAGTTTCGATCATTTCTCGGCAGAGGCCAGCGATGCGGAAATAGCAGATTTAAACCGGTCCATTGCCAAAATCTGCCAAATGACAGGTGTTGCCCCTAACGCAGGCGGTAACGGATATCGCGCGATTGCAAATTGCGGCACTGATGGCGGACAGGAAGTACCCCATTTCCATATTCACATTTTAGGTGGCCACGCTTTGGGGGCGATGCTCGCAAGATCTTAA
- a CDS encoding Lrp/AsnC ligand binding domain-containing protein, whose protein sequence is MRCVFVNIRCRPGTSYTVAENIALREIHSELYSTSGPFDLLLKLYIPEGEDVGKYINDNLLDIDGIERTETTLTFKAF, encoded by the coding sequence ATGCGTTGTGTTTTTGTCAATATCCGCTGTCGTCCGGGCACGTCTTACACCGTGGCCGAAAATATCGCGCTGCGTGAAATTCATTCCGAGCTTTATTCGACTTCGGGACCCTTTGACCTATTGCTCAAGCTCTACATCCCCGAGGGCGAGGATGTGGGCAAATACATCAACGATAATCTGCTCGACATCGACGGGATCGAGCGTACCGAGACAACGCTGACCTTCAAAGCGTTCTGA
- a CDS encoding LysE family translocator: protein MPDFSLLPMILLAALVASASPGPATIAIATTAAEHGRRPALALASGILCGSFTWSIAAACGLAAIMVTHGWLVEAIRYAGAGYLAWLAWKSASAAWRNDAAFADSSVTPASLRTFWVRGLLLHLTNPKAIFFFGALYSIALSPGQSSATLVMIVMAVGLQSAAVFLGYAVLFSKAGFRRGYARAARGIRATCAVLFGGFAYKLLTLRLTSA from the coding sequence ATGCCAGATTTCTCTTTGCTTCCCATGATTTTGCTTGCCGCATTGGTGGCCTCGGCCAGCCCCGGCCCGGCAACGATTGCCATTGCAACCACCGCAGCTGAACATGGGCGTCGCCCGGCTCTGGCTTTGGCAAGTGGCATCTTGTGCGGCTCATTTACATGGTCGATTGCGGCGGCCTGTGGATTGGCAGCAATTATGGTAACACATGGTTGGCTGGTCGAAGCAATCCGGTATGCGGGGGCGGGGTATCTTGCGTGGCTGGCATGGAAATCTGCAAGTGCTGCTTGGCGCAATGACGCGGCATTTGCCGATAGCTCTGTGACGCCAGCCTCTTTACGGACCTTTTGGGTGCGGGGATTGTTGCTCCATCTGACAAACCCAAAGGCGATATTCTTTTTCGGCGCGCTTTACTCGATTGCGCTTTCACCCGGGCAATCGTCGGCGACGCTTGTGATGATCGTGATGGCCGTGGGATTACAAAGTGCCGCGGTTTTTCTGGGTTATGCCGTGTTGTTCTCAAAGGCGGGGTTTCGTCGGGGCTATGCCCGCGCGGCAAGAGGTATTCGCGCCACTTGCGCGGTTCTGTTCGGCGGCTTTGCCTATAAGCTTCTGACCCTTCGGCTAACCTCTGCATGA